The Deltaproteobacteria bacterium genome has a segment encoding these proteins:
- a CDS encoding methylenetetrahydrofolate reductase, whose protein sequence is MNSESQLKKVLSAGHFAVTAECGPPKGADPEAILKKGRILKGSVDSVNVTDNQTGVVRLSSLAACALLKQEGLDPVLQMVTRDRNRIALQSDILGASALGIRNILCLSGDHQSFGNQPQAVGVFDLDSIQLIRVVRRMRDEAQVLGGDALTRPPDLFVGAAANPFADPFFYRVIRLAKKVRAGAEFIQTQCIYNLERFKEWMTQVTDRGLEKQVHILGGITPLKSAKMAEYMKSQVAGMDIPDEMIQRMKSVPAKQQRQEGIKISVETIQALKEMAGVQGVHIMAIEWEDVVPQIVEEAGLLPRPF, encoded by the coding sequence ATGAACAGCGAAAGTCAGCTCAAGAAGGTATTATCTGCCGGCCATTTTGCCGTAACGGCCGAATGCGGTCCTCCCAAAGGGGCCGATCCGGAGGCCATCCTCAAAAAAGGACGTATCCTCAAAGGCTCGGTGGATAGTGTCAATGTTACAGACAACCAGACCGGTGTGGTCCGTCTTTCCAGCCTGGCGGCCTGCGCCCTGCTGAAGCAGGAAGGGCTCGACCCGGTACTCCAGATGGTTACCAGGGACCGGAACCGGATCGCCCTCCAGTCCGATATCCTGGGGGCCTCGGCCCTGGGGATTCGAAATATCCTCTGTTTGAGCGGGGACCATCAGTCCTTCGGGAACCAACCCCAGGCCGTAGGGGTCTTCGATCTAGATTCCATTCAATTGATCCGGGTGGTTCGACGGATGCGGGATGAGGCCCAGGTCCTGGGCGGTGATGCCCTGACCCGGCCTCCGGACCTGTTTGTAGGTGCCGCGGCCAACCCCTTTGCCGACCCCTTCTTTTACCGGGTCATCAGACTGGCCAAGAAGGTCCGGGCCGGAGCCGAATTTATCCAGACCCAGTGCATTTACAATCTGGAGCGGTTTAAAGAATGGATGACCCAGGTTACGGACCGGGGCCTGGAAAAGCAGGTCCATATTCTGGGAGGGATAACCCCGCTTAAATCCGCCAAGATGGCCGAATATATGAAGAGCCAGGTGGCCGGCATGGACATCCCCGACGAAATGATCCAGCGCATGAAATCCGTTCCGGCCAAACAACAGCGCCAGGAAGGGATTAAAATCAGCGTCGAGACCATCCAGGCCCTTAAGGAAATGGCCGGGGTTCAGGGAGTCCATATCATGGCCATTGAATGGGAAGATGTGGTCCCCCAGATCGTCGAAGAAGCCGGGCTGTTGCCGAGACCATTTTAG